AATACATCCATGTTCATGGGTGCAATCCGTGGCTGGAGGGGCGGGCAATCGCTCCTGCTATCACCGTGTCCCCTCCGGCGGTTTGGGCCCGCTGCGCCCGCCACAGGGTGCCCAGGTTCGTAAAACGAAAGTCGGTGAACAGGCGCTCCAGCTTGCCTGCCAGGCCTCGGCGGCCGTGATAGTGGGTGATGCGCTCCCGCCAGGTCACCTGCCGGTAGACCTGGCCTGTGTCCAGCTCCCAGGGGTGGAGGTACAGGATGGCGGGCTGGCCGGCCCGGTTGAGCCGGGCGATGGCCCAGCGGACTAGCGGGTAGGGCAGGGCACGCACGTAAAAGCCGCCTGCCATGGGCCAGTTGATGCCGGCCACCCGCACCGTGGAGACCGGGAACTCCACCAGGCGGTGGCCGGGAACCCGGTAGGGAAAGCGGGGCGCACCCGGGGAGCCGTAGAGCAGGCTGCGGATGGGAAAGATGCTGCTGTCATAGCGAAAGCCACAGGCTTCCAGGCAGGCAAAAGCCCACGGGGTGCGGTGGTCGATGGAAAAATAGGGCGCCCGGTGGCCCAGGGGCTGCTCCCCGGTGATGGACATCACCGCCTGGATGCCCCGCTCCAGCTCCTCCTGGAACTGGGCCGGGGTCAGCCGGTAGACGAAGCGGTGGAAATAGCCGTGCACGCCAATTTCGTGGCCGTCGGCGCAGATCTCCTCGATCAACCCGGGGTGGTGATCTGCCACGTGGCCCAGCACGAAGAAGGTGGCCCGCACTCCATGGCTGCGCAACAGGCGTAGCAACTGCCGGGTGGCGCCCACCACCCGGCTCTCCAGGTGGGGCCAGCGTTCCACCTGGCGATTGGTGCTGGTCAGGCCCTGAAACCACTCTTCCAGATCTACGGTAAACCCGTTGACCACGGGGGGCGGCTGGCCCGGCGGATCCTGGCAGTTCATGGGTGCGTCCATGGCTTACCCCACATAGCCCAGGCTGCGCAGCCGCTCGGCCAGGATCTGTCGATCCTCGTCGCTGAGGCCGTCGCCCTCTCCCCCGTCGGTGGGCTGCCAGTGGGGCTGCTGTGGCCGGGGGGCGTCGGTCCGGGCCTGGGCCGGATCCTGCAGCGCCTCCGCCAGTACCCGGCCGTCCATGTGGTCAGGGATGGGTTCGCCCATCAGGTGCAGAATGGTGGGCGCCAGGTCCACCAGGTGCGCGCCTTCCACCGTGACGCCAGGGCGGACGGCCGCGCCGTAGGCCAGGAAGATGCCGTTGAGGCGATGGGTGCCGGAGATGCCCCGCCGCATGGGCTCGATGATGCGGTGGCTGCCGAACTCGTACTCGCCGAAGCCGAAGTACTCCAGCCGTCGGGGCAGGAAGACGATGTCCGGCGCGTGCTTCAGCTGCTCGCCGTGGTAGAGATCCTCCCGGCGGTAAACGGCCTCCACCACCGTCTCGCCGGTGGCCGGGTCCTGCAGGGTCAGCAGCCGCTCCATGATCTGCTGGCGCACCTGTTCATATTCTGCCCCGGGCCGGACACAGCCCTGGGGCTCCCGGCCCACCACGTTCAGGTAGATCTGCCCCACGTTGCCCAGGGAGTAGGCCTGGGTGCGGCGCCAGTCCACATCCTCGAAGGAGAGGAAGAGGGTCTTGAGCAGGCCCTGGCCCTGGCCCCGTACCACTTCCCGTTTCAGCGCGCCCAGGCCCAGCCGCATCAGGGTGTCGTAGACGTTCATGGGCGTCAATCCCTGGCGGAAGAGGGCATACTTGGCCCGGGTGCGCAGGCCCCGGCGCACCTGCATGAAGCCCTCCTGGAGCAGCCAGTTGTTGACGTGGATGAACTTGTGGAAGGGGCCGAAACCGTGGTCGGACATGACGATGAGGGTGGTGTCGTCGTCCAGGGTATCCACCAGGGTGGCCAGGTGGGCGTCCAGGTACTGGTAGTAGTCGTGGATGGCGCTGCCGTACTTCCGGGCTCTGGCCGGGTCGTGGAGGGGGTGGGTGGGATCCATGAACTTCCAGAGGGCATGGCTGGCCGTGTCGGTGCCGTTGAAGACCACCATGGCAAAGTCCCACGCCTCCCGGCTGCGCAGGTAGTTGAAGGTGCGTACCCGCAGGTCGGTCGTCCGGTAGAGACGCTCCAGAAACGCGTCCACGCCGCTGTCCGAGTAGGCCTGCCCGGGGTCCGGGTAGAGGATGTAGTCGCCCACCGCCTCCAGGATCTCCTGATAGAGCCCCTCGGGGTAGGTGAAGCGCACCCGGGTGCTGGGGGCAGGCATGCCGGAGACCATGACCCCATTCACCGGCGTGGGAGGGTAGGTCATGGGGATGTTGAGGGCGCAGACCCGGCGGCCCGCCTGGCTGAGCAGGGTGTAGAGGGTGGGCGCGGTGCAGTCCAACGCGGTGACCGGCAGGAAGCGGTAGCTGTCCGCCTCCCGGGCGATCCAGTCGTAGAGCCGATGCTTGCCCGGGTTCACGCCCGTGGCAAAGGTGGTCCAGGCCGGCCCGGTCATGGGCGGGATGGTGCTGTGGAGGGTTCCGTGGGCGCCCTCCCGCATCAGCCGGGCCAGGGTGGGCAGGTCTCCCGCCTCGGCCCAGGGCTTGATCAAGTCGAAGGTGGCGCCGTCCAGCCCGATCACCACCACCCGGCGGGCGGGGGTGGGGCGGTGGGGAGCCAGGGGTGCTGGCGCGGGGGCCGGCGGTGGTGTGTTTGCGATGTCTGCAGGGTGGGGCATGGGCTCTCCTTGGGCAGGGTCCGGTGGCGTGTTGGGCTGGGGCCGGGTCGAAGCGGCCGGGTCGGCCCGCCCCTGGGCTTCCAGCTGGCGCAGGCGCCACTCCAGCAGGCTGTGGCTCTGGGCCAGATCCCGGATGCGGTCAGCCTGTTGGGAGATGGCCACGCTCTGGGAGAGGAGGATGACCAGACAGAACAGCACGCCGAAGACCAGGATCAGGGTGGGCGCGTAGCTGACGGCAAAGAGCGCGGCCAGGACGCCCACCAGCCGGTCGAAGACGGTCAGGACAAAGATGGTTCCGCTGGCCGCCAGCCAGACCAGGGCATACTCTTCCCGCAGCTTGTGCTTACGGATCAGTTGGATGGTCACCAACAACAGAATAAGGCTGAAGGAGACGGCGATGATCTGCTGTTCGATGGGTATGCGCATGGGAATCCTCCCTGGCCGCCCAAGGGCCGGAGTCGTAGCGGGCGATGTCTTTCAGCGCGGACGTCACAACGGCCACGGTCACCTTGCAGGCGTAGTAGAAGGAGCGCCAGGCGTTGATGGAGCTGACGCCGGCCATGCGGGCCCGCATGTGCACCGGCAGCTCCAGCTGGCGCAGCCCCGCCTTGTGGACGATCACCCGGCTCTCCACGTCCGGGTAGTCCTGGGGCAGGTAGCGGGCCAGCACCCGGGTAGCGGCCCGGTTCATGCCGCAAAAGCCGGAGGTGGTGTCGGTGGTGCGGCGGCGGATCAGGCAGGAGACGGCCCAGCCGAAGAAGGCGATGCCCACCCGCCGCAGCAGGGGGATGTGCCAGTCCACCCGGGAGCGGAGGAAGCGGGAGCCCACGATCAGGTCCGCCTCCTGGGCGCGCAGGGCTGCCAGCACCTG
This sequence is a window from Litorilinea aerophila. Protein-coding genes within it:
- a CDS encoding glycosyltransferase family 2 protein, with the translated sequence MAASDGADKILVIIPAYNEQGAIRQVVTGVRQAVPQADILVINDGSVDNTAQEALAAGALVVQHPFNLGIGGAVQTGLKFAELKGYDYVIRLDGDGQHNAAEIAQVLAALRAQEADLIVGSRFLRSRVDWHIPLLRRVGIAFFGWAVSCLIRRRTTDTTSGFCGMNRAATRVLARYLPQDYPDVESRVIVHKAGLRQLELPVHMRARMAGVSSINAWRSFYYACKVTVAVVTSALKDIARYDSGPWAAREDSHAHTHRTADHRRLLQPYSVVGDHPTDP
- a CDS encoding DUF2304 family protein; its protein translation is MRIPIEQQIIAVSFSLILLLVTIQLIRKHKLREEYALVWLAASGTIFVLTVFDRLVGVLAALFAVSYAPTLILVFGVLFCLVILLSQSVAISQQADRIRDLAQSHSLLEWRLRQLEAQGRADPAASTRPQPNTPPDPAQGEPMPHPADIANTPPPAPAPAPLAPHRPTPARRVVVIGLDGATFDLIKPWAEAGDLPTLARLMREGAHGTLHSTIPPMTGPAWTTFATGVNPGKHRLYDWIAREADSYRFLPVTALDCTAPTLYTLLSQAGRRVCALNIPMTYPPTPVNGVMVSGMPAPSTRVRFTYPEGLYQEILEAVGDYILYPDPGQAYSDSGVDAFLERLYRTTDLRVRTFNYLRSREAWDFAMVVFNGTDTASHALWKFMDPTHPLHDPARARKYGSAIHDYYQYLDAHLATLVDTLDDDTTLIVMSDHGFGPFHKFIHVNNWLLQEGFMQVRRGLRTRAKYALFRQGLTPMNVYDTLMRLGLGALKREVVRGQGQGLLKTLFLSFEDVDWRRTQAYSLGNVGQIYLNVVGREPQGCVRPGAEYEQVRQQIMERLLTLQDPATGETVVEAVYRREDLYHGEQLKHAPDIVFLPRRLEYFGFGEYEFGSHRIIEPMRRGISGTHRLNGIFLAYGAAVRPGVTVEGAHLVDLAPTILHLMGEPIPDHMDGRVLAEALQDPAQARTDAPRPQQPHWQPTDGGEGDGLSDEDRQILAERLRSLGYVG
- a CDS encoding DUF3473 domain-containing protein, whose protein sequence is MDAPMNCQDPPGQPPPVVNGFTVDLEEWFQGLTSTNRQVERWPHLESRVVGATRQLLRLLRSHGVRATFFVLGHVADHHPGLIEEICADGHEIGVHGYFHRFVYRLTPAQFQEELERGIQAVMSITGEQPLGHRAPYFSIDHRTPWAFACLEACGFRYDSSIFPIRSLLYGSPGAPRFPYRVPGHRLVEFPVSTVRVAGINWPMAGGFYVRALPYPLVRWAIARLNRAGQPAILYLHPWELDTGQVYRQVTWRERITHYHGRRGLAGKLERLFTDFRFTNLGTLWRAQRAQTAGGDTVIAGAIARPSSHGLHP